The genomic window TCCTCAGAGAACCTGACCCCCCACCTCCCTTCCCTCTGAGccatttagctatttatttaaccatcagtttaaaaaaaaactgacaaaaaGTATTAGCAAAAAACATGAAATAGatttaatgatgatataataaacAATCACAATTGCACTTGTCCTAAACAATCTATTTGCATGTGCACTTCTCTTCCACCCCTTAGGTGACTGCTTGCTGGATCCACCTGAGAATACCCTCCCTTTACCTGCAGAGCTCCCCGGCCACACATTTGGACTAGACCGTCAGTGCCAGCAGGCTTTTGGGGAGAAGTATACCCGCTGCCCCAACGCCCCTGAAGATCAGGCCTGTGCACAGCTGTGGTGTCGAGAGGAAGGAAAGATACAGTGCACCACTCGGAATGGAAGCCAGCCCTGGGCTGACGGCACTCCCTGCGGGGAGGACAGGAGATGTCGTGAGGGTTTGTGCATGTCAAGTGCACTGGAGGAGGCGGTCGAGGAGAAGGTATGTAGGGGGAGTatgatgtgtgtatttgtgtcatcCTGTTTCATCACACTTTACCTGTCAGCACGTATACAGTACAtctaaagtgaagaaaaaaaatactggAAACGCCCATGCACAGATTTATGGGCACCATAATTATAAAAAAGAACAACTGCCATGTTAGGTGCGCCTTGCTTATGGCCCCTTGTGTATCGCCCTACCCTTCCTTTAAACATTGTAAACACATACTGTCTTAATTATctattctgtctctctctcagcttattcaaaatgtttacatatttttattatagTCTCAGGTCAAGATGACACATTCTTTTCACCATACTGTTTTCATGTTTAAAAGAGTCCTCAGTGTCAATCAAAGATAGATTGTAAAAATGTTTCCACCTTCCAGAAATACAACCCATTCCTCTTTTTGATCCCAACAGGGCCCCATCTCTGAGCAGCTTAAAATAATCAATCTACTTAAAATCCAGCTTCTAAATTCCAAAAAGAATGTGAGGGGAGAAACAGCAATAGCTTTAGAGTTTATATAGAGTAAGCCTTTAAAAACCTCAATTATTTTTGAGCCATCATTTTAAGATGCAGTTGCAATGTATTCAGCAAAGCCCCTTAAAAAAGTATGATCATATTTGGTGCAGTGTGTTAAAAACCCCCAGCTTGTGATCCCAAAAGGCATGGCTGTGAGAAGGCATCCCTCAGCCAACTTATAAAAAACCCCTGAAATAAATATAGTGCGGTATGCTCACATACCATCAGCAGGATGCTTACTGGAGGTGATGTTTAGGAGCCCTTTACATGCACGGTTAGATCAAGATGTGCTATGTGGCATGCATTTGAATTAGAAAATGTCACACTTTCATTGAGTTAAATAATGCACAGATTaggtattataaaaaaataggGCCTCTATACAATTTGTTATAGAGGAATTTAAAGTTTGACATTAAACTGTCATAATGTAAGCATTATTGTTGTACTAGGTGCTAAATATTAGAGTGAAATGTATACCTAACAGCCTCTATTTGTGTTCCAGGTGCCAGTCAATGGAGGGTGGGGTGAATGGGGCCCTTGGGGGCCATGCTCACGAACATGTGATGGGGGTGTGGAGTTTTCTCACCGTGAGTGCACTGCTCCAGTGCCACAGAATGGAGGATCATACTGTGTGGGACAGAGGGTCAAATACCAGTCCTGCAATACTCAGACATGCCCAGAAGACCAtggtaacattttataaataaacctCTATGTTCTCTCCGCACAGACTTTGGGTGGCAGAGGTCACATTATTGATGGCCAGAGAATGATTAAGGTCAAAAGGTGCTCTGCTTTTTCAGACCATGCATTTGTTATAATCACTTTATGCATTGTGCCCATGTTTATCCACAGGAAAAAGCTTCAGAGAGGAGCAATGTGAAAAATACAACATTGACCGTTACTTGGACATTCAAGGGAATGTAAAGCAATGGATCCCCAAATATTCTGGTGTCTCTCCACGAGACCGCTGCAAGCTCGTCTGCAGAGCCAAATGGAGCAACGAATTCAAAGTTTTTGAAGCCAAGGTGCACATCCGCTGAAAATGTTTTCCAATTAATTTGAAACTAATTTGAtcaataataatgtgaaaaaaatattttactctcCTCCGTGTATATGCCACGCTCTAAAGCTTTAGTGAGATGTCTGGCCTCTTTCTTAGACTTCCCACTTACGACAAGCCCATTGATATCTTTACACTCCCTCTAAACTCTCATGCATGAAATATTTTCCCTGTTGTAAAATGTGAAACCTGAGTATGCAAACCCTTCAGTCCAGCTACTTGCTTAAGTTCTTCAGTGCACCTATCTGAAACTGATATTTCAGATATAGTTGAAATGTAGTTCGTTTTGCGTCATCAGCCCAATGTTTTTGCTATTCCTCTTTATGTGAAAAAACTGTACAGTTTAACTGTTTTTCCTTTCCTTGAGCTACAACTGCTTACAATTTCCACTCACTTGAGCACTTGGGCTGCCATTGCAATAtaaaatcacataattttttcattCAAACAAGTTTCAGGTTTCTGGCTATCCTAACACTTTAACACTGAAGTTTTTATGTGTTTTGCTGGTTCTGTGCAGGTTGTGGATGGCACCACCTGTGGACCAGACACCACATCTATCTGTGTTCAGGGCCAGTGTATCAAAGCTGGTTGTGACCTGGTGATTGGCTCCAATCAAAGGCTGGATAAGTGCGGTGTCTGCGGGGGTGATGGTACAACCTGTAGGAAAATAGGTGGCTCACTAAATGAAGCTACGTACGTAGTTTGAGTATATTTGTATACTGAGTAtacagaaaattctgtcattatttactcatcttaaTGTAGCTCCAGACCCATAAACTGCCTTTAAGtatttttgtctcattttccagcaaaaatatcttaaaacatccttaaaacaataaaacatttcttgAGAAGCAGAATGCCACAAGATATAAAATCAGAGTAATTCAACAAAATGTAATGTCATATAtagtattagtatttttttttttaaacataaatattatagatataatataatataaatttctctgaaaacaaaacaaaatgtaatatgaATTCTGATCATATAAATACTGATTTTATGCAGTGTATGTCTTTCATCActggaacacaaaaataataatttcttcaCATGACTTTTTgcaataaaatgaaagtaaatagggACTCTGGGCTGTCATGCTCCAAGAAGAACAAATaccataaaaccactgtaaaggTAGTTGAACCCAcagaagtcttctgaagccatgagttcactttgtgtgatgaagagaccaatatttaagtcattattcattttcaaatcaaataattaatcaAATCACCCAAATTGAATATGGCGACTATTGGTGTATTCGAGTTCTCTTGGGAAGTTCATACCTACGAGGTCGGAAATTGTAAATACGATGTGATGTGCTTTCAAGTGATTTTACTCAGAAAGAATAAACCCgttttgtaattacatttttctttctctctttttcacttacTAGCAAAGGCAGGAAGCTTTTTTAATAGAGCAAAACCATGATTTACGTGTGTAATTAATGCTTGATTATCCATCTGTGTGTGGTATCTTTGGTGGCGTTCATGTGCGTTCAACTTGTAAATATGATCATACCGACATGACTCGAATGCACCATATGGCACAGGTTGGATTTCTATAACATCAAACCTTTTTGGTTCTTGCTCGTCTTGTGACCAAATATTATGACGTCAAACCTGCTTGACAGCCCAGAATCACTTTTCACTTTCATCATATTGCAAAAGGtgtgaagaaacaaagtcatacaggtttgtagaGACgtttgggtgagtaaataattataggattttcttgggtgaactattcatttaagcattactaatgacatttaaaattgtaaaagaaaattacaatataaacactagAGAAAGGATAGACTGCTTAAATATAACCAAGATTCTTAAATTTTTATATACTGTTTGTTCTGCGCTCAAAGATCTTATAATATTTCCACAGTTTTGGTTACAATGATATTGTTACCATTCCTGCTGGGGCCACTAATATTGACATAAAACAACGTAGCCATCGAGGCATCACACACGATGGTAACTACTTGGCGGTGAAGGCAGAAGATGGAACCTACATCCTGAATGGAAATTTCTCAGTGTCTATGGCAGAACAGGACATCCCAGTGCCTGGAGCAATGCTACGCTACAGTGGCTCTTCAACCACTTTGGAGCGACTCCTCAGCTTTAACATGCTTCGGGAGGCCATCACCATCCAGCTGTTGTCCACAGCAGGAGACGCCTCACCCCCCAGGATCAAGTACACCTTCTTTTTGCAAAAGGATGTACCTTTTAGCAAGCCTGGCACAGAGAGCAGGGTTTCGCCACATATTCTCTTGCCTTTTGGTGGGGCTGACTGGGTCCTGGGTGAATGGACTGAGTGCTCCAAGAGCTGTGGTGCTGGATGGTCCAGGAGGAGTGTGGAGTGTACAGATGGGGAGGGGTCCCTCTCCTTCCTCTGTGATGTTGACCTGAGACCTGCTGACATCCGGCCCTGTGGGGATCTGCCCTGTCCTATGTGGCAGATGGGGCCGTGGTCAGCATGCTCACGGACTTGCGGACCAGGAGAGCGCCACCGTAACGTAGTCTGCATGGACTACACAGGCAAGGTTCTAGAGCATGACAAATGCAACCCAGACAAAAGACCAGAGGTAGGTGTAGGGGAATGCTTTTATCAGGACTGCTAAGGCTGAGAATGTGTACAGTGTCATAGAATGGGGAGGTGGTGGGATCCATTGTAGTGTATAGTGACTTAGTAAGCCCCAACCATGCTTCAGAAACAAGCAAAAGGAGCTCTTAGGGATAGAGCATTAGATTGGAGATCATTTATTAAGCAAAACAAGGGCATTTTATATAAGATATTCCCAATATCATGGATTAACCTACTTCTCtgtgatgtttatattttgtttagttttaaccACAAATGTAACCTCCCATGGATAACTACCTCAGTCAATACAAGCTTCATAATGTTCACAGTTGTTTAGAGAGGATTCCTGtggacaaataaacaaaaaacacataaccTATGCACAAACCTGCTGAAATTATGTTAAAACATCTGTCAGATACCTCTATAATACAGTGCAGTTTATTCAACAACTGAATAAATTAGTAAAAATTAAAGAGGTACCTGAATGGTGGTCACATAAATTGTTCAAGTTAGAGTGTCCAAAACGGACTGCATTTTAGTatctttatacattttaaattgtcatCTTAAGTTCTATGTAGCAATGAACCTGTTTTCTATTAATATCTTCTTCTTTGTAAAACTGGTATTACCCTCCAAGGCTTTGAGATGTTCACATCACAACACTGGAAGAAATTGTATTTGGAAGTACACTCCTTTACTGACCACACAATAGCTGTATATAAACTACATACATTAACATAAACATGCTATGCTTATCTTTAAAGTGTTTCCTTGGTTACAATTTGGATGTATGATTTTAGTCATTAATGAAGAATCAAAGTTGAATTGCCTTCTCTTACTCTTCTCTCAGATTTTTCAGTACATATACAGCCATGTGTTCATAAGCTATCCCAGTCTGAGAGCAACAGTGAAAAGACTGCAAAGTGtgcttttaatacattttctgttcatatcCACTGGTACTGAGAACATAAAAGGGATCATACAATATAACCAAACCAGGCATATGTGAATTCAAAggagaaatgtatttattgctaAATGTTCATTTAAGAGTGGatacttactgtatattattggACACACATGTGCCGATAAgataattatgattattaataagaaacataaaaagagaaaatatgttAATTGTATGAGATAACCATAGGTCAAGAATTTGTTCAAACTCAGTAGTGCTGAGCAGACAAGGCTAATATTACTGAAATTTTCCCTCTAGCAAGatgaaaacagatttttttttttttttttactaaatgcaAGAGTGATTTCACATATGGTGAAATGCAGAGTAAATTTGATACTTTGTTGCAAAATTAATTATGCTGTAACGGATTTCAataggataaaaataaaaatatgagacAAATTATTTGCATTCCATTTTGATTCAAGTTTTGAAAATGGTACATATTTGAAACTAAAGCATTTTATCACTTCAATGAAGGTCTGCACAATGCTTTTGTTATAGCTTCCTTTTACAAGCTATTTATTTTTCTACCTTCAACACCTAATGTCTTTTTTCTTGATGCTGCTGTCTGTTTTACATGATTGATGTATGAATTTAAATCAATTAAAGATGTGTCtacaatacatttgtttttgacTCATTTATAAGGCCTCCATCTCAACACATCAAGGAGTTAAAATTAATGTGGTCTAAATGTGTGAGATCTTGGAGaaattgtatgtaaaaaagaAAGTACATAAACTGACTggcaataaataattaaaataaataaaaaataacataaaagggTGGAGTGCCCTCTTCAGGTTGGAGAGTGACTGCCCCAGGTGGAGGAGTTTAAGTATATCGGGGTCTTATTCACGAGTGATGGGAGAATGGAGCGTGAGATCGAGAGACGGATCGGTGCAGCATCAGCAGATATGCAGACATTGAACAGGTCAGTGATGGTGAAGAGAGAGAGCCTGAAGAGTCATTCCAGGATTGGAGGACAATTTAGGCATCAACACTTGTGAAAAATTGACCctttatttgataattttctgTTATGTATTAAAGAAAAACAGGTAATAAACCATCAAATAATTTGACTCGTCCAGCTCAGGCATCAAAGGTACACTTTTAAtgacatgtttgttttgtttattgtgtgCTATGCTTGCTGCAACCCTGTTACCAATACTCTGGAacctgaaaatatatatttaaaaatattgtttttaataaatgattgaccattaggtaaaaaaaagtcatattcaCACTGTATACTCATTTAATTTCAGATAACACTTGGCATTTTCAATTTAAGCAACTTTTGAAATCTATCTTGTCCAACTTTTCAATAGTCACAtgtttatttttactaaattcagtatttattttcaaatatttgctcAAATACATTATGCATATAATCATTCAAAGTTTTAAAATGACAATAGGCTAAACCCTTGTGCGCTAAAAAAACCCATTTAAgagtattttaataaaaatgatatgtTAACAGGGTTGAAATTAGAGTAACAGGGTAGCACAAACGTTACAGTGTTGAATGGATACATTACTTTTGATTGTAGATCGTTACATAAATATGACAAATACATTCTCAGGACCACAGGAATGTTGTctaatatttaatccttttaaAGATAGATAAACAGGATAAGAAAGACTGTTAACAACCAATTCAACCCACGCAACAACCTGGCATTAATATTTATAAGCATGTCAAAATGAACTGATCATCATATTTGAAAGCTGATGtcataatgttcagatttcattTCCGTGGCTGGCCAGAGTATCCCACACATCTCTTGCGATGGCCATGTGGCGTGAGGTAACATTCTCTGGGGCAGGAATGAGGGTCAGCATATCCTCGACGAGATACCAATGTAGATCATCCCTCATCGACCACAAAAAAACCATTTCTCCCCACTCTGTGCATACATTTCACCTGGCAGTTGGTCTCACTCACCTCCTGGATGATCCCTGGGTAGTATGGTCGTACACCAGGGCACACCATTTCCCCACAACCTCTGGACTCTGCCACTGCATTTCTTCTGGTGTGTTGTGTATGGGGTCTTGTGAGTGGTCATCTCTGGGATTAAAGCTGAAACACTTGTTTTTTTGGCAGTCACACTCCAGATTCCCTGTTGCAGAGCACATGCAGCTGACGTCACATTAGATAATTTTCCCCTGAGAAAGAGTGACCACCTAGTGGAGCCACATTGTGGATGGTCAGTTGGCATTTCTTTCACTGCATCCTCCACAGCTTGCTCCTCAATGTAGAAAAATGTCACCTTTGATTGTCCCTAACTTAGAGTTTGGTACAGGGACAATGCCATGGGGATATCCACTCCTTTGCTGAATAATTTGTCAGCCCTCCTCTTCAGTGTGCCAACCACACCATCTGGGGCACCTTTGCCATGGCTGGCTTCAAAGTAGTTCCAGGTTCCTCTTTTTCCCCTTCATGAAAATTTCAGCACAATAGTGGTAGAAATGACCATGCTGTTTGTACTGTGTACAGGGACCGTCGCTAAAAAAATGGATGGCTGTTATATCCGGCATCTCTCTCTGATTTCCCTCAGAATGGGAACCAGGTGTTGCCATATGGCAGGTGGTCCCTTCAGTCTGGATGTCGATATCGTGCAGACATAATAAACCTGAGTGTGCAAAGTGGCCTGTTGGTGTGATACACCAAAATGGGCAGCTTGCACTTCTGCGCTGTACATGCAGCCATAGTAATATGGACTGCACATTCATTTGCTTGGAGGTTTAGCTTCAGGGCCTGTGAGAAAGTATTGCTGCCTGATGCTAGAGATGGCACCTGAACTTCTGGAGCAATACGTTTCCACCAGCTCTTCTTGGGagcattcaaataattttttcacagAGATTTCTGAGGATGTTCCAGGATAATTTTTGTGCTCTTTGTCCACAGTGGTCCACTGAAGGTAGGAGATGTAATCTGTGACTCTGTAGTGGCTTGTGAGGGTATAGGTATTATTCCTGCATTCCCCATTCATACACTGCATGCTGGTGTCACACGTGATGGCTTGCTTCAGGTTCTCCGAATTGGATGTGTCTATGATGTGCATTTGGTGAAGTTTTTTGGCAAAAAAGCCCAGATTTTCATGTTGTTTGCACATGTATGTTTCATGATCTGCCAGTGTTGGATGAACAACCCAGTATGGGTGAAGCGTGCAGAACAGTGAATATTATAGACGGAGGTTGATCTGCTTAGCCAGGAACTTCAAATGGAGGTTCTTAATTGAATCCACCAGTCATCCTTTCTGCTGACTGGGGATCCTGGCCTGACTGGAGTTCTTGGTCTAACTAGTGATTCAGGGCTGACTGGAGGGGTGTTCAATCCTTCAAGTATCTTTTTCCTGGCATTACTCCCCTTATGTTTGCCTGTTTCTACATCTTTCCTccacttctctttctctttttcaaaGTACTGCTGTCTCCTCTGTTCATCAGTATCACGCCTGGCACAGTAGTGCCTCTGCTTTTCAGCAGCGCTCAATGGTTTTGAAGAACTCTATagaaatcaattacattttttttttatgtgtattaaTCTATTGAAAATGTTCTGAACATGATTTACACCCAGTTGAGTTAATAATCTCATCCAAGTAATTGATGAGACCTTACAATATTTAGCCTACCAGGCGAAAataaaagataacaaaaaggcATATATAAAGACAATAGtatatttaaaacatgtaaattatgctaaattaatttaaattaaaattataaaatttttacTATAGATAATAGATTTTTCTTTCTGAGTAAACTGAATAAGATTCAACCCTGCTACTGTAGTGCAACCCTGTTAATCCAATTACGGTAACAGTGTTGCAAGTAACAGGGTTGCAAATCAATGCTAATGTTAGCTATTTCTCTGGATTAGCTAGCTAGCTGTGGAATGTAATGTTTCTGTCAATGCCGAGGACAAACATagttatataaataaagaaagaatactTTGAAATTAATTTGTCTTATTATGATAACATGAGTAACAGTGTTGCAGTGGTTAGAGTGACACATTCAAATAAGGCTGAAAAGATTGGAAAAATATGAACAATAGAGCAGAGGACTTTCCTTGCGTCTACCCATGGTGTTGGCTAATGGATGGATGATGTAATCTTCACTGTGTCATGTGACTtactgttttttctcttcctatGACAAGCTAAATGGGTTTCAGTAACAGGGTTGCGCGTATGTTGTGGGACACAAGTTCATTgcataattactattattttaaatttgttgacAATTAAACAAATTGTTTTAACAATTACAAGAGACATATATCAACAAAATTATACCAAAAAAAAGTAGATTTACAACATATTTTAATAGTTATATTTGACATGAAAGTTGGTTATCAAGAAGGTGGGACAAAAGAAAAATGCTTTTTTAGGTGGTCCTGGAGagttatttagtattttaaataatattttgtaactACTTTTTCtaaaactatttttacattttgtcagaAGAAAAGTATAATTTACACAACAAGTgtaaatttgtatattttgtgCATCGATTATCTGAAATTGTATTGGTGGGACAGAAAATGTCCTCCAATTCTGGAATGTCCCTGAAGGCAAGGCtatcgatctaccagtcaatctATGTTCCTATCCTGACCTATGTACACAAGCTTTGTGTAGTGACCGAATGGATGAGATCGCGGATAGAAGCGGCGGAAATAAGTTTCCTGAGTAGGGTGTCTGGCCTTAGCCTTAGAGATAGGTTAAGGAGGTCGGACATTCGGGAAGAGCTCAAAGAATATCCGCTGCTCCTCCgcatcgaaaggagccagttgaagTGGTTCGGACATCTTTCTATGATGCCCCCTGGACGCCTCCCTGTAGAGTTATTCCGGGCAGACCCACAAAATGGAGAGCTAGTTAAAGTGGCTGGAGAGAGGGAGGTCTGGGTATCCCTGCTCAGGCTGCTGCCCCCGCAACCCGGATAAGCGggagaaaatggatggatggatgaaataacataaaagatGCCAGCAACAAAAATGCCAAATTATACAGCTATACACATACATTAAAGGGATCATTTAAAGTCCAACCTAAGAACATTttcccaaagcagacaaaaacctatattaaaggtgcactcagaaatgtttttcccttgataaaaaaaatgtttttactcctaaagaaattaattgtaattttcaaACATGTATAAagtcatgagcactcacatgagataaagactccagtcacatcagtaaccttataaaaactgttttattctacatggagagggtcccctcatgggatcCCTcataagatcacatgaccagctaatACTAGGCTATAACCTTAATTTCAGTAATGACAGGTTCACTCCTGGATTAAATgattcatggctgactgtgaacatTGAATTCCTACAATTAcatcggtaactgaaaactaATGCTTGGTGTTTAATGCAAGTCCAAgcgtaaacaaaacaaatgactgGGTACAAATTGTGAACTAAGATGAAACCCCACACAATTATAGTCTAATACGAAAAGGGTAGTTACTAGAGCATAGGATGAACCTCTAGAGCATAGGATGAACCAGCTCTATTTATAGGATGAATGTGCTACCAATTTGATCTGAATTGTAGTATTTTGTTAAGAAATTAAGACATAAGCTCACAGGTAACATCAAATACGACAAAAGTCAGAGTTATTTCTGACATATTTTTATCTCTAGCTCAGTAAAAACTGGGCATTGCCACCAATTTACAGAAAAGTATAACAAGTAACATTTAATTCGTCAttctgaatgaaaatgcaaaaatagGCAACGAGGCACGTgcttttattttgtgtaattGCGTCATCAAAACACTTGAGGTCATCAGTCAAAATGAAAGGTCAgtctcgcaaaaaaaaaaaaaaaaaaaaagcattttgggATACAGCATGTAAACATTAGCCTCAAATTATTAAAATGGGATGCCATGATATATTATGGGTAGTGCATGCTGAatagacttttctttttttaatttggcTTTTAATACAAACAAGGGACACTCGATTTTTCGTTTTATCGGAATGTGATGGTAATGTTAGCTAAACAGTATGTGCAAGTGTAAGAATGCTAGCAGCTAGTTAGCTCGCTGTAAAACTGGAGAGCTGGATCACACTCATGCGGTCGTAGTTCTTCAACATTTCAACTGATTTGTCCATTCTCCTTTGCTACTGG from Xyrauchen texanus isolate HMW12.3.18 chromosome 3, RBS_HiC_50CHRs, whole genome shotgun sequence includes these protein-coding regions:
- the adamts8a gene encoding A disintegrin and metalloproteinase with thrombospondin motifs 8; this translates as MVSVIGSHTFVLVNLLMSQIALSELNEEEETVPVNLTLRRGVFWRSGERQRFKINAFGQYFLLDLTPDSRFVAPALNVQRIKAQNLPAVLHGSRSEGALRDVTEDSGADLRGCFYTGTVNSENESVVAVSLCHGIQGTFITKRGEYFIQPKASGKTAGHFLQVHVVKRRLFPNSKTASKMLFDQVKVDQLGTESNLNSSEDVDDKLRRTKRFVSTARYIETLVVADASMARFYGDEIKHYLLTVMSIAAQIYMHPSLKNAVSLVVVKMLVLEDEEMGPEISSNGGVALRNFCMWQQHFNPGSQRHPEHYDTAILFTREDICGYHDCDTLGVADIGTMCDPKRSCSVIEDNGLQAAFTVSHELGHVLSMPHDDSKNCEKWFGHLNGQHMMAPLFIHLNKTLPWSPCSALYITEFFDNGHGDCLLDPPENTLPLPAELPGHTFGLDRQCQQAFGEKYTRCPNAPEDQACAQLWCREEGKIQCTTRNGSQPWADGTPCGEDRRCREGLCMSSALEEAVEEKVPVNGGWGEWGPWGPCSRTCDGGVEFSHRECTAPVPQNGGSYCVGQRVKYQSCNTQTCPEDHGKSFREEQCEKYNIDRYLDIQGNVKQWIPKYSGVSPRDRCKLVCRAKWSNEFKVFEAKVVDGTTCGPDTTSICVQGQCIKAGCDLVIGSNQRLDKCGVCGGDGTTCRKIGGSLNEATFGYNDIVTIPAGATNIDIKQRSHRGITHDGNYLAVKAEDGTYILNGNFSVSMAEQDIPVPGAMLRYSGSSTTLERLLSFNMLREAITIQLLSTAGDASPPRIKYTFFLQKDVPFSKPGTESRVSPHILLPFGGADWVLGEWTECSKSCGAGWSRRSVECTDGEGSLSFLCDVDLRPADIRPCGDLPCPMWQMGPWSACSRTCGPGERHRNVVCMDYTGKVLEHDKCNPDKRPEVGVGECFYQDC